The proteins below come from a single Caulobacter flavus genomic window:
- a CDS encoding iron-sulfur cluster assembly scaffold protein → MIDDLYSARILTLVANLPRAGRLDAPDASADRTAKLCGSRIIVDVVVEDGKVADFAQEVSACALGQASAAVLGANVIGADLSELELARDALAAMLKLNGPHPAGRFAELAVLEPVKDYPARHASTLLAFEAAVEAVRKATGATQTRTSRAGAA, encoded by the coding sequence ATGATCGACGATCTCTACAGCGCCCGGATCCTGACGCTCGTGGCCAACCTGCCGCGGGCCGGGCGTCTGGACGCGCCCGACGCCAGCGCCGACAGGACGGCCAAGCTTTGCGGCAGCCGCATCATCGTCGACGTCGTGGTCGAGGACGGCAAGGTGGCCGACTTCGCCCAGGAGGTTTCGGCCTGCGCCCTGGGCCAGGCCAGCGCCGCGGTGCTCGGCGCCAACGTGATCGGCGCGGATCTTTCCGAACTTGAGTTGGCCCGCGACGCCCTGGCGGCTATGCTGAAGCTGAACGGCCCGCACCCTGCGGGCCGCTTTGCGGAGCTCGCCGTGCTGGAGCCGGTCAAGGACTATCCTGCCCGTCACGCCTCGACGCTTCTGGCGTTCGAAGCCGCGGTCGAGGCTGTCCGGAAGGCCACAGGGGCGACCCAAACGCGAACTAGCCGCGCCGGCGCCGCTTGA
- a CDS encoding SRPBCC domain-containing protein: MKRAVEHRIGVQAPAEIVWEVVSEFERWHEWNPLYVKAAGQLKIGTALTLEEAIGDRPVKVIQPIVQDWVPYEQLHWRSQRLGGFVTAIRYLEVENMGESNATFSNGELFMGLLVKWISKDERRALKAAFTAMGEAVRDRAEALWRARAAAPSEVG, translated from the coding sequence ATGAAACGCGCCGTCGAGCACCGTATCGGGGTCCAGGCCCCCGCCGAGATCGTCTGGGAAGTCGTGTCCGAGTTCGAGCGTTGGCACGAGTGGAACCCGCTCTACGTCAAGGCCGCTGGCCAGCTGAAGATCGGCACCGCCCTGACCCTGGAAGAGGCGATCGGCGATCGACCGGTCAAGGTGATCCAGCCGATCGTCCAGGACTGGGTGCCCTACGAACAGCTGCACTGGCGTTCGCAGCGCCTGGGCGGCTTCGTCACCGCCATCCGCTACCTGGAAGTCGAGAACATGGGCGAGAGCAACGCCACCTTCTCGAACGGCGAGCTGTTCATGGGCCTGCTGGTCAAGTGGATCTCCAAGGACGAGCGCCGCGCCCTGAAGGCCGCCTTCACGGCCATGGGCGAGGCGGTGCGCGATCGCGCCGAGGCCCTCTGGCGGGCGCGCGCGGCCGCCCCATCTGAAGTCGGATGA
- a CDS encoding alpha/beta hydrolase, whose amino-acid sequence MRTFGLAMTLLAASALSACTEKADAQSPPPAAASAAQVEGGPYVLKGTQVWTVPDPVSGRDYEVFVSLPASYEANPQRRYPVVFVTDADYAFPIIRQVARRVNLDGPVIEEFILVGLSYSRGDSGVVSRNRDYTPTPNGPRSASATVHGQGGAYQAYLKNRVLPFVEQRFRADPARRVLLGHSYGGLLGAQILFTDPAMFHGYVLGSPSFWFDKRHIMTLEADYARAHKDLPADVFMYVGGYEAPGPSSRNTTGPDMVADVKTMERVLKSHGYPGLKVRSTVLEDEDHLTVAPVGFTRALMAVLPARP is encoded by the coding sequence ATGCGGACGTTTGGACTGGCGATGACGCTGCTGGCGGCGAGCGCGCTTTCGGCCTGCACCGAAAAGGCCGACGCCCAGTCGCCGCCGCCGGCCGCCGCGTCAGCCGCCCAGGTCGAGGGCGGGCCCTACGTCCTGAAGGGCACCCAGGTCTGGACCGTGCCCGATCCCGTCTCCGGCCGCGACTACGAGGTCTTCGTCAGCCTGCCGGCCAGCTACGAGGCCAATCCCCAGCGCCGCTATCCGGTGGTCTTCGTCACCGACGCCGACTACGCCTTTCCGATCATCCGCCAGGTCGCCCGGCGGGTGAACCTGGACGGCCCGGTGATCGAGGAGTTCATCCTCGTGGGCCTGTCCTATTCGCGTGGCGACAGCGGCGTCGTCAGCCGCAACCGCGACTATACGCCCACGCCGAACGGCCCCCGCAGCGCCAGCGCCACCGTCCACGGCCAGGGGGGCGCCTACCAGGCCTACCTGAAGAACCGGGTGCTCCCCTTCGTCGAGCAGCGTTTCCGCGCCGACCCGGCCCGGCGGGTGCTGCTAGGCCATTCCTACGGCGGCCTGCTGGGCGCGCAGATCCTGTTCACCGACCCGGCGATGTTCCACGGCTACGTGCTGGGCAGCCCGTCCTTCTGGTTCGACAAGCGCCACATCATGACGCTGGAGGCCGACTACGCCCGCGCCCACAAGGACCTGCCCGCCGACGTCTTCATGTATGTCGGCGGCTACGAGGCGCCGGGACCCAGTTCGCGCAACACCACGGGCCCCGACATGGTGGCCGACGTGAAGACCATGGAACGGGTTCTGAAGTCGCACGGCTATCCGGGGCTGAAGGTCCGCTCGACCGTGCTGGAGGACGAGGATCACCTGACCGTGGCCCCGGTCGGCTTCACCCGCGCCCTGATGGCCGTGCTGCCTGCCAGGCCCTGA
- a CDS encoding DinB family protein, with the protein MRDLFSLMAGYNAWANARLLDACEVLPAGGFTAERGGFFGSIAGTLNHLLVTDRIWTARLRGTPLPPYGLDSVLFTDLSELRAARVAEDAVLVDYVAGLTDEACAAQFRWTRKADGVEVVGPLWKTLAHLFNHQTHHRGQAHDLIGQAGVPTPSLDLPVYQREAGA; encoded by the coding sequence ATGCGCGACCTCTTCTCCCTGATGGCCGGCTACAACGCCTGGGCCAACGCCCGGCTGCTGGACGCCTGCGAGGTTCTGCCGGCCGGCGGCTTCACCGCCGAGCGCGGCGGGTTCTTCGGCTCGATCGCCGGGACCCTGAACCACCTGCTGGTCACCGACCGCATCTGGACGGCCCGCCTGCGCGGGACGCCGCTGCCGCCCTACGGGCTCGACAGCGTGCTGTTCACCGACCTTTCCGAACTGCGCGCCGCGCGCGTGGCCGAGGACGCGGTCCTGGTCGACTATGTCGCCGGTCTCACCGACGAGGCCTGCGCGGCGCAGTTCCGCTGGACCCGCAAGGCCGACGGCGTCGAGGTGGTCGGGCCGCTGTGGAAGACCCTGGCCCACCTCTTCAACCACCAGACCCACCATCGCGGCCAGGCCCACGACCTGATCGGCCAGGCGGGCGTGCCGACCCCTTCGCTCGACCTGCCGGTCTACCAGCGCGAGGCCGGCGCCTGA
- a CDS encoding 3-oxoacid CoA-transferase subunit B, with product MAWTRDEMAARAAKELRDGFYVNLGIGIPTLVANYIPEGMHVTLQSENGMLGMGPFPYEGEEDADLINAGKQTITELDSSSYFSSADSFAMIRGGHIALSILGGMQVSEGGDLANWMVPGKMVKGMGGAMDLVAGVKRVVVVMDHCEKSGAPKLLKACSLPLTGAGVVDLLITELGVFEINRGKTPVKLIELAPGVTADEVKAKTEAAFEVAV from the coding sequence ATGGCCTGGACCCGCGACGAGATGGCGGCCCGCGCCGCCAAGGAGCTGCGCGACGGCTTCTACGTCAACCTGGGCATCGGCATCCCGACCCTCGTGGCCAACTACATCCCCGAGGGCATGCACGTGACGCTGCAGAGCGAGAACGGCATGCTGGGCATGGGTCCCTTTCCCTACGAGGGCGAGGAAGACGCCGACCTGATCAACGCCGGCAAGCAGACGATCACCGAGCTGGATTCGAGTTCGTACTTCAGCTCGGCCGACAGCTTCGCCATGATCCGCGGCGGCCACATCGCCCTGTCGATCCTGGGCGGCATGCAGGTCTCGGAAGGCGGGGACCTGGCCAACTGGATGGTGCCCGGCAAGATGGTCAAGGGCATGGGCGGCGCCATGGACCTGGTGGCCGGCGTCAAGCGCGTGGTCGTGGTCATGGACCACTGCGAGAAGTCGGGCGCGCCCAAGCTGCTCAAGGCATGCTCGCTGCCGCTGACCGGCGCCGGCGTCGTCGACCTGCTGATCACCGAACTGGGCGTCTTCGAGATCAACCGCGGCAAGACCCCGGTGAAGCTGATCGAACTGGCCCCCGGCGTCACGGCCGACGAGGTCAAGGCCAAGACCGAGGCGGCGTTCGAGGTGGCGGTCTGA
- a CDS encoding CoA transferase subunit A gives MVDKVKSDAAQALAGLLFDGMTIMAGGFGLCGIPENLIAAIRETGVKDLTVISNNCGVDGFGLGILLENRQIKKMVSSYVGENKLFEQLYLSGELELEFNPQGTLAERIRAGGAGIPAFFTRTGYGTLVAEGKEVREFDGEMYVMERGLTADLSIVKAWKADAEGNLVYRKTARNFNPMMATAGKATVVEVEELVEIGALDKDNIHTPGIFVDRLIKGAKFEKRIERVTTRQKEQA, from the coding sequence ATGGTCGACAAGGTGAAATCCGACGCCGCGCAAGCGTTGGCCGGTCTGCTGTTCGACGGCATGACCATCATGGCGGGGGGCTTTGGTCTCTGCGGCATTCCCGAAAACCTGATCGCGGCGATCCGCGAAACGGGGGTCAAGGACCTCACGGTCATCTCCAACAACTGCGGGGTCGACGGATTCGGCCTGGGCATCCTGCTGGAGAACCGTCAGATCAAGAAGATGGTCTCGTCCTATGTGGGCGAGAACAAGCTGTTCGAACAGCTATACCTGAGCGGGGAGCTCGAACTGGAGTTCAATCCGCAGGGCACGCTGGCCGAACGCATCCGCGCCGGCGGCGCGGGCATCCCGGCCTTCTTCACGCGCACCGGCTACGGCACCCTCGTCGCCGAGGGCAAGGAAGTCCGCGAGTTCGACGGCGAGATGTACGTGATGGAGCGCGGCCTGACCGCCGACCTTTCCATCGTCAAGGCCTGGAAGGCCGACGCTGAGGGCAACCTCGTCTATCGAAAGACCGCCCGGAACTTCAATCCGATGATGGCCACGGCCGGCAAGGCCACCGTCGTCGAGGTCGAGGAGCTGGTCGAGATCGGCGCGCTCGACAAGGACAACATCCACACGCCCGGCATCTTCGTCGATCGCCTGATCAAGGGCGCGAAGTTCGAGAAGCGCATCGAGCGCGTGACCACTCGCCAGAAGGAACAAGCGTAA
- a CDS encoding NAD(P)H-dependent oxidoreductase, producing the protein MTPATAGALLTLAHPALERSRANRVLAKAAKALSGVTFHDLYETYPDFSIDIEAEQQRLVDHDIIALQFPLFWYSPPALMKEWLDLVWLHGFAYGLGGDALAGKRLFVACTTGGPAQAYHAKGYNRFTLDEFLRPLEQTAYLCGMVWETPFVVHGAAMKDDEQLKAEALRYQARMSALLAADHAAEGA; encoded by the coding sequence ATGACGCCCGCCACCGCCGGCGCCCTCCTGACCCTGGCCCATCCGGCGCTTGAGCGATCGCGCGCCAATCGCGTGCTGGCCAAGGCGGCCAAGGCCCTTTCCGGCGTCACCTTCCACGACCTGTACGAGACCTATCCGGACTTCTCGATCGACATCGAGGCCGAGCAGCAGCGGCTCGTCGACCACGACATCATCGCCCTGCAGTTCCCGCTGTTCTGGTACTCGCCGCCGGCCCTGATGAAGGAGTGGCTGGACCTGGTCTGGCTGCACGGCTTCGCCTACGGCCTGGGCGGCGACGCCCTGGCGGGCAAGCGCCTGTTCGTGGCCTGCACCACCGGCGGCCCGGCCCAGGCCTACCACGCCAAGGGCTACAACCGCTTCACCCTGGACGAATTCCTGCGCCCGCTGGAGCAGACCGCCTATCTGTGCGGCATGGTCTGGGAGACGCCGTTCGTGGTGCACGGCGCGGCGATGAAGGACGACGAGCAGCTGAAGGCCGAGGCCCTGCGCTACCAGGCGCGGATGTCGGCCCTGCTGGCCGCCGACCACGCGGCCGAAGGAGCGTAA
- a CDS encoding monovalent cation:proton antiporter-2 (CPA2) family protein: MEPFLKQTLVYLGAAVISVPIAKRLGLGSVLGYLIAGVLIGPAMLSLVGEQHDVMRFAEFGVVILLFLIGLEVRPSTLWEMRKTIFGLGGAQVVGTALAVAAVGYLLSLPWQTALAVGLVLAMSSTAIVLQTLDEKGLRQGPVGRAAFGVLLLQDLAVIPMFALLPLLATVAPDVHAGDAGGHGASLISHLPAWAQGLAVLGAVGVVVGSGRFVVRPIFRFIAEARLREIFTAAALLIVVGVAGLMQSVGLSPALGAFLAGVVLAESEFRRELETDIEPFRGLLLGLFFITVGAGIDLTLIARQPLTLIGLVLGLMVLKFAVMFGIARIAGAQGRSAAAVATALAQGGEFAFVLLSFTVGAGVIGADLAALLTATVAVSMALTPVAMILYERIAELMNAAIADVDAEAPNFDEGEPDIIIAGFGRFGQITGRLLQANGFKSTVLDSDIEQIELLRRFGRRVHYGDATRLDLLRAAGAEHARMLIVALDDREKTAELVETARKAFPNLIILARAWDRRHAYDLLANGADAVERESFEAALALGSTALQKLGFRAHKAYRATSFFRRHDRKTFEDLKPMWGQEEAYILASRDAAQTMDRLLAADLARMRPGEAGGAWDTAARDEELRKLAQRQGRSGGEAEPAEADGWTGTPPQG; this comes from the coding sequence ATGGAACCGTTCCTGAAGCAGACCCTCGTCTATCTGGGCGCCGCGGTGATCTCGGTGCCGATCGCCAAGCGCCTGGGGCTGGGCTCGGTGCTGGGCTACCTGATCGCCGGCGTGCTGATCGGCCCGGCCATGCTGTCGCTGGTGGGCGAGCAGCACGACGTCATGCGCTTCGCCGAGTTCGGCGTCGTCATCCTGCTGTTTCTGATCGGCCTGGAGGTGCGCCCCTCGACCCTGTGGGAGATGCGCAAGACGATCTTCGGCCTGGGCGGCGCCCAGGTGGTGGGCACGGCCCTGGCCGTGGCCGCCGTCGGCTACCTGCTGAGCCTGCCGTGGCAGACGGCCCTGGCCGTGGGCCTCGTCCTGGCCATGTCGTCGACCGCCATCGTGCTGCAGACCCTCGACGAGAAGGGCCTGCGCCAGGGTCCGGTCGGCCGCGCCGCCTTCGGCGTGCTGCTGCTGCAGGACCTGGCGGTGATCCCGATGTTCGCCCTGCTGCCGCTGCTGGCCACGGTGGCGCCCGACGTCCATGCGGGCGACGCCGGCGGTCACGGGGCCAGCCTGATCTCGCACCTGCCGGCCTGGGCCCAGGGCCTGGCCGTGCTGGGCGCGGTGGGCGTGGTGGTCGGCAGCGGCCGGTTCGTCGTGCGGCCGATCTTCCGCTTCATCGCCGAGGCCCGCCTGCGCGAGATCTTCACCGCCGCGGCCCTGCTGATCGTGGTCGGCGTCGCGGGCCTGATGCAGTCGGTGGGCCTGTCGCCGGCCCTGGGCGCCTTCCTGGCCGGCGTGGTGCTGGCCGAGAGCGAGTTCCGCCGCGAGCTGGAGACCGACATCGAGCCGTTCCGCGGCCTCTTGCTCGGCCTGTTCTTCATCACCGTCGGCGCGGGCATCGACCTGACCCTGATCGCCCGCCAGCCGCTGACCCTGATCGGCCTGGTGCTGGGCCTGATGGTCCTGAAGTTCGCGGTGATGTTCGGGATCGCCCGCATCGCCGGCGCGCAAGGGCGCAGCGCCGCCGCCGTGGCCACCGCCCTGGCCCAGGGCGGCGAGTTCGCCTTCGTGCTGCTGAGCTTCACGGTCGGCGCCGGCGTCATCGGCGCGGACCTGGCGGCCCTGCTGACGGCCACGGTCGCGGTGTCCATGGCCCTGACTCCGGTGGCGATGATCCTCTACGAGCGCATCGCCGAACTGATGAACGCCGCCATCGCCGACGTCGATGCGGAAGCGCCGAACTTCGACGAAGGCGAGCCCGACATCATCATCGCGGGCTTTGGTCGCTTCGGTCAGATCACCGGCCGCCTGCTGCAGGCCAACGGCTTCAAGTCGACGGTTCTGGACAGCGACATCGAGCAGATCGAACTGCTGCGGCGCTTCGGCCGGCGGGTGCACTACGGCGACGCCACGCGCCTCGATCTGCTGCGCGCCGCCGGCGCCGAGCACGCCCGCATGCTGATCGTCGCCCTGGACGACCGCGAGAAGACCGCCGAACTGGTGGAGACCGCCCGCAAGGCCTTCCCCAACCTGATCATCCTGGCCCGCGCCTGGGACCGCCGCCACGCCTACGACCTCCTGGCCAACGGCGCCGACGCGGTCGAGCGGGAGAGCTTCGAGGCGGCCCTGGCCCTGGGCTCGACCGCGCTGCAGAAGCTGGGCTTCCGGGCGCACAAGGCCTATCGCGCCACCTCGTTCTTCCGTCGCCACGACCGCAAGACCTTCGAGGACCTCAAGCCGATGTGGGGCCAGGAAGAGGCCTATATCCTGGCCTCGCGCGACGCGGCCCAGACCATGGACCGGCTGCTGGCCGCCGACCTGGCGCGCATGCGTCCGGGCGAGGCCGGCGGGGCCTGGGACACGGCCGCCCGCGACGAGGAGTTGCGCAAGCTGGCCCAGCGCCAGGGGCGGTCGGGGGGCGAAGCCGAGCCGGCCGAGGCCGACGGCTGGACGGGAACGCCTCCGCAGGGCTAG
- a CDS encoding DUF6065 family protein, giving the protein MYLECYPTESRPPEIVPGRPQRAWMDNFADRHPYRCLPLTMANTTGWEILCPVGFEATWNGGIHQNDITFKADHPHPGFDDFVKSHFSRGTITFHTGYLFRTPPDWLIWTMGPPNHIKDGIQPLAGLVETDWLPFPFTMNWVFTRPGTVKFAKGEPFCFITMIQDKPLETVQPVIRHFNSNPDMRKQYDVWAEKRGEFNARIAARDPAATKEAWQRFYFKGELPEEIEAPAPKGHVNKRRLKAPKIGF; this is encoded by the coding sequence ATGTATCTGGAGTGCTATCCCACCGAGAGCCGGCCGCCGGAAATCGTGCCGGGGCGCCCGCAGCGGGCCTGGATGGACAACTTCGCCGACCGCCACCCCTATCGCTGCCTGCCGCTGACCATGGCCAACACCACCGGCTGGGAGATCCTGTGCCCGGTCGGCTTCGAGGCCACCTGGAACGGCGGCATCCACCAGAACGACATCACCTTCAAGGCCGACCACCCGCATCCGGGCTTCGACGACTTCGTCAAGTCGCACTTCTCGCGCGGGACGATCACCTTCCACACCGGCTACCTGTTCCGCACGCCGCCGGACTGGCTGATCTGGACCATGGGTCCGCCCAACCACATCAAGGACGGCATCCAGCCGCTGGCCGGCCTGGTCGAGACAGACTGGCTGCCCTTCCCCTTCACGATGAACTGGGTGTTCACCCGCCCCGGCACGGTGAAGTTCGCCAAGGGCGAGCCGTTCTGCTTCATCACCATGATCCAGGACAAGCCGCTGGAGACGGTGCAGCCGGTCATCCGGCACTTCAACTCCAACCCCGACATGCGCAAGCAGTACGACGTCTGGGCCGAGAAGCGCGGCGAGTTCAACGCCCGCATCGCCGCCCGCGACCCGGCCGCCACCAAGGAGGCCTGGCAGCGCTTCTACTTCAAGGGCGAACTGCCCGAGGAGATCGAGGCCCCCGCGCCCAAGGGCCACGTCAACAAGCGCCGCCTGAAGGCCCCGAAGATCGGGTTCTGA
- a CDS encoding acyltransferase family protein, whose translation MTSSAAATSTNATAPAKSHYVVLDGLRGVAALMVVAFHLFEAYSGGSPHKQIINHGYLAVDFFFLLSGFVVAYAYDDRWGGQMSQWQFYKRRLVRLQPMIVIGGLIGAALLAFQHSPMFPRLETVTTWQVIGVMLLSFVMIPLIPSAEIRGWGEIYPLNGPQWSLFYEYVANILYAVGLRKLPIRWLAALVAVSALALVGLLVLGPRGDVIGGWALDAKGIQIGLTRVMFPFFAGVLLMRLGKRIKVRHAFLLCSLLLIAALSLPRFGGTGRLWVNGLYEAACVIVLFPLIVAIGAGEKDATGPSVRVARFFGDMSYPLYITHYPLIYVYTAWVVDHKIPAAQGAVVGAGVFVAAVAIAWVSLKLYDEPVRRWLAGRLLRRA comes from the coding sequence ATGACGTCTTCCGCCGCCGCGACCTCGACCAACGCCACCGCGCCCGCCAAGAGCCACTACGTCGTCCTGGACGGCCTGCGGGGCGTGGCCGCCCTGATGGTGGTGGCCTTCCACCTGTTCGAGGCCTATTCCGGCGGCAGTCCGCACAAGCAGATCATCAACCACGGCTACCTGGCGGTGGACTTCTTCTTCCTGCTGTCGGGCTTCGTCGTGGCCTACGCCTACGACGACCGCTGGGGCGGCCAGATGAGCCAGTGGCAGTTCTACAAGCGGCGCCTGGTGCGGCTGCAGCCGATGATCGTCATCGGCGGCCTGATCGGCGCGGCGCTGCTGGCGTTCCAGCACTCGCCGATGTTCCCCAGGCTCGAGACCGTCACCACCTGGCAGGTGATCGGCGTGATGCTGCTGAGCTTCGTGATGATCCCGCTGATCCCGTCGGCCGAGATCCGCGGCTGGGGCGAGATCTATCCGCTGAACGGCCCGCAGTGGTCGCTGTTCTACGAGTACGTCGCCAACATCCTCTACGCCGTCGGCCTGCGGAAGCTGCCGATCCGCTGGCTGGCCGCGCTGGTCGCCGTCTCGGCCCTGGCGCTGGTCGGCCTGCTGGTGCTGGGCCCGCGCGGCGATGTCATCGGCGGCTGGGCGCTGGACGCCAAGGGGATCCAGATCGGCCTGACCCGGGTGATGTTCCCGTTCTTCGCCGGCGTGCTGCTGATGCGGCTGGGCAAGCGCATCAAGGTCCGCCACGCCTTCCTGCTCTGCAGCCTGCTGCTGATCGCGGCCCTGTCGCTGCCGCGCTTCGGCGGAACCGGGCGGCTGTGGGTCAACGGCCTGTACGAGGCGGCCTGCGTGATCGTGCTGTTCCCGCTGATCGTCGCCATCGGCGCCGGCGAGAAGGACGCGACCGGCCCCAGCGTGCGCGTCGCCCGCTTCTTCGGCGACATGTCCTACCCGCTCTACATCACCCACTATCCGCTGATCTACGTCTACACCGCCTGGGTGGTGGACCATAAGATCCCCGCCGCCCAGGGGGCGGTGGTCGGCGCCGGGGTGTTCGTGGCGGCGGTGGCGATCGCCTGGGTCAGCCTCAAGCTCTACGACGAGCCCGTGCGGCGCTGGCTGGCGGGCAGGCTGCTGCGTCGGGCCTGA
- a CDS encoding LacI family DNA-binding transcriptional regulator, translated as MQRARRPREKARVTIKDVAARAGVSAMTVSNVFNGTGKFSRETRERVMAAIAALGYVPSSAARRLVGAAPARVGLLYAGVDSMFIHAVLAAAAVASAERGLQLITRKAGSPGEALEVARSLQRSGADALLLLPPFDTVLSGSPGFAALGLAAASIATAAPLPDMITVRIDNRAASHAVTARLAAKGRRRIAVIAGPQDHSDSAERLEGCRQALAAHGLPLPDELVIEGRFTFESGLAATERLLALPEPPDAIVAANDDMAAGALWVAHRRGLSLPRDLAVAGFDDTLLATRVWPPLTTVRQPIDRMTGRALDLLLEALRQPPGTTAPADVLEAYDLVERASA; from the coding sequence ATGCAACGCGCCAGGCGCCCCCGCGAGAAGGCCCGGGTGACGATCAAGGACGTGGCGGCGCGGGCCGGGGTCTCGGCCATGACCGTCTCGAACGTCTTCAACGGCACGGGCAAGTTCAGCCGCGAGACCCGCGAGCGGGTGATGGCGGCCATCGCGGCGCTGGGTTACGTGCCCAGTTCGGCCGCCCGGCGGCTGGTCGGCGCGGCGCCGGCGCGGGTGGGGCTGCTCTATGCCGGGGTCGACAGCATGTTCATCCACGCCGTGCTGGCCGCCGCCGCCGTGGCCAGCGCCGAGCGCGGCCTGCAGCTGATCACCCGCAAGGCCGGCTCGCCCGGCGAGGCCCTGGAGGTCGCCCGGTCGCTGCAGCGGTCCGGAGCCGACGCCCTGCTGCTGCTACCGCCCTTCGACACCGTGCTGAGCGGCTCGCCCGGCTTCGCGGCCCTGGGCCTGGCCGCCGCCTCGATCGCCACCGCCGCGCCCCTGCCCGACATGATCACCGTGCGCATCGACAACCGCGCCGCCTCGCACGCCGTCACCGCGCGGCTGGCCGCCAAGGGCCGGCGGCGCATCGCCGTGATCGCGGGCCCGCAGGACCATTCCGACAGCGCCGAGCGCTTGGAGGGCTGTCGCCAGGCTCTGGCCGCGCACGGCCTGCCGCTGCCGGACGAGCTGGTGATCGAGGGCCGCTTCACCTTCGAGTCGGGCCTTGCGGCGACCGAGCGGCTGCTGGCCCTGCCCGAGCCGCCCGACGCCATCGTCGCGGCCAATGACGACATGGCGGCCGGCGCCCTGTGGGTCGCCCATCGGCGGGGGCTTTCCCTGCCCCGCGACCTGGCCGTGGCCGGCTTCGACGACACCCTGCTGGCGACGCGCGTCTGGCCGCCCCTGACAACCGTGCGCCAGCCGATCGACCGGATGACCGGCCGGGCTCTGGACCTGCTGCTGGAGGCCTTGCGTCAGCCGCCCGGGACGACGGCGCCGGCCGACGTTCTGGAAGCCTATGATCTGGTGGAGCGCGCCTCGGCCTGA
- the glmM gene encoding phosphoglucosamine mutase, whose protein sequence is MSKRAYFGTDGIRGQANKHPMTAEVALRVGLAAGKLFRSQDDRRHLVVIGKDTRLSGYMIEPALVAGLTSVGMDVRLFGPLPTPAVAMMTRSMRADLGIMISASHNNFADNGIKLFGPDGYKLSDEQELKIEALMDEGLQEGLAAPRDLGRVKRIDDAQARYVEIVKATFPRHLSLSGLRIVIDCANGAAYKVAPTALYELGAEVISLGVTPDGTNINEECGSTHPDAMAKLVRDYRADIGIALDGDADRLVICDEKGLVVDGDQIMAIIAGAFARAGTLKAGGVVATVMSNLGLERQLATLGLTLERTSVGDRYVMQRMREGGFNVGGEQSGHLILSDFSTTGDGLIAALQVLAVMVESGRPMSALARQFEPLPQLLENVRFAGGKPLEAKAVKEAIADGEARLNGNGRIVVRASGTEPLIRIMAEGDDPALVRKVVGDIAAAVKAV, encoded by the coding sequence ATGAGCAAGCGCGCCTATTTCGGCACCGACGGCATCCGCGGCCAGGCCAACAAGCACCCGATGACCGCCGAAGTCGCCCTGCGCGTCGGCCTGGCGGCCGGCAAGCTGTTCCGCTCGCAGGACGACCGCCGCCATCTGGTGGTGATCGGCAAGGACACCCGGCTGTCGGGCTACATGATCGAACCGGCCCTGGTCGCGGGCCTGACCAGCGTGGGCATGGACGTCCGGCTGTTCGGCCCGTTGCCGACCCCGGCCGTGGCGATGATGACCCGCTCGATGCGCGCCGACCTCGGCATCATGATCAGCGCCAGCCACAACAACTTCGCCGACAACGGCATCAAGCTGTTCGGCCCCGACGGCTACAAGCTGTCGGACGAGCAGGAACTGAAGATCGAGGCCCTGATGGACGAGGGCCTGCAGGAAGGCCTCGCCGCCCCGCGCGACCTGGGCCGCGTCAAGCGCATCGACGACGCCCAGGCCCGCTACGTCGAGATCGTCAAGGCGACCTTCCCGCGTCACCTGTCGCTGTCGGGCCTGCGCATCGTCATCGATTGCGCCAACGGCGCGGCCTACAAGGTGGCCCCGACGGCCCTCTACGAGCTGGGCGCCGAGGTCATCAGCCTGGGCGTGACGCCCGACGGCACCAACATCAACGAGGAATGCGGCTCGACCCATCCGGACGCGATGGCCAAGCTGGTGCGCGACTACCGCGCCGACATCGGCATCGCCCTCGACGGCGACGCCGACCGCCTGGTGATCTGCGACGAGAAGGGCCTCGTCGTCGACGGCGACCAGATCATGGCCATCATCGCCGGCGCCTTCGCCCGGGCCGGCACGCTGAAGGCCGGCGGCGTCGTGGCCACGGTGATGTCGAACCTCGGCCTCGAGCGCCAGCTGGCGACCCTGGGCCTGACGCTTGAGCGCACCTCGGTCGGCGACCGCTACGTCATGCAGCGCATGCGCGAGGGGGGCTTCAACGTCGGCGGCGAGCAGTCGGGCCACCTGATCCTGTCGGACTTCTCGACCACCGGCGATGGTTTGATCGCGGCCCTGCAGGTGCTGGCGGTGATGGTCGAGAGCGGGCGCCCGATGAGCGCCCTGGCCCGCCAGTTCGAGCCGTTGCCGCAGCTGCTGGAGAACGTCCGCTTCGCCGGCGGCAAGCCGCTGGAGGCCAAGGCCGTCAAGGAGGCCATCGCCGACGGCGAGGCCCGGCTGAACGGCAATGGCCGCATCGTCGTGCGCGCCTCGGGCACCGAGCCGCTGATCCGCATCATGGCCGAGGGCGACGACCCGGCCCTGGTGCGCAAGGTGGTCGGCGACATCGCCGCCGCGGTGAAGGCCGTCTGA